The following are from one region of the Nostoc cf. commune SO-36 genome:
- a CDS encoding peptidoglycan-binding domain-containing protein, translated as MSLNFQALQLPTLKKQSEGLIVTAWQKFLLDNDFPIAAVDGDFGNITDRATREFQSRNGLTVTGIVDTATYKKALEQDFVIYFAIYTDSAEKLLAYLNFGGNEIKDLQKSLTTIAPLNPALAVDGDFGPNSTRGLTETYKKRDINFRAELTQQLSNATKTKLGIDLDLALDTITEYAKRLRQRLSGKAWVNFFPDSDSIDDLASPFRQKVQAFEQALKNAGANISIASVFRPSERAYLMHYSFRISNNEIAAKDVPPMPNVDINWLHYTQAASVQAAKEMVSTYNIAFRPVLSSRHTQRLAIDWEITWSGTLNVKNASGTIVSINQPRTSYENSTLWQVGRSYGVIKLSSDRPHWSNDGH; from the coding sequence ATGAGCCTTAACTTTCAAGCTTTGCAACTTCCTACTCTCAAGAAACAATCTGAAGGGCTGATTGTAACCGCTTGGCAAAAATTTCTTTTAGATAATGATTTCCCCATTGCTGCCGTTGATGGAGATTTTGGTAATATTACAGATCGAGCAACTCGTGAATTTCAGAGTCGTAATGGTTTAACGGTAACGGGAATTGTAGATACAGCTACTTATAAAAAAGCGCTAGAGCAAGATTTTGTCATTTATTTTGCTATTTATACCGATTCTGCGGAAAAATTATTAGCTTATCTTAACTTTGGCGGGAATGAGATCAAAGACTTACAAAAGAGTTTAACAACGATCGCTCCTTTAAATCCTGCGTTAGCGGTTGATGGGGATTTTGGCCCCAACAGTACCAGGGGACTAACCGAAACTTATAAGAAAAGAGACATCAATTTTCGAGCCGAGTTAACTCAACAGCTTTCTAATGCAACGAAAACTAAGCTTGGCATTGATTTGGACTTGGCTCTAGACACCATCACCGAATATGCCAAAAGACTAAGACAACGGCTAAGTGGAAAAGCCTGGGTTAATTTTTTCCCAGATAGCGATTCAATTGATGATTTGGCTTCTCCTTTCCGTCAAAAAGTACAAGCTTTTGAGCAAGCCTTAAAAAATGCTGGAGCTAATATCAGTATTGCTTCAGTATTTCGTCCTTCAGAACGGGCTTATTTAATGCATTATTCTTTTCGTATTAGTAATAATGAAATTGCTGCCAAAGATGTTCCACCTATGCCTAATGTAGATATTAATTGGCTACATTATACCCAAGCTGCCTCTGTCCAAGCCGCTAAAGAAATGGTGTCTACTTATAATATTGCTTTTCGACCTGTTCTTAGCTCTCGTCATACCCAAAGATTAGCAATTGATTGGGAAATTACTTGGTCAGGAACCTTAAATGTCAAAAACGCGAGTGGAACTATAGTTAGTATCAATCAACCACGAACCAGCTATGAAAATTCTACTTTATGGCAGGTAGGCCGTTCTTACGGTGTAATTAAATTATCTAGCGATCGTCCCCATTGGTCTAATGATGGACATTAA
- a CDS encoding WD40 repeat domain-containing protein, with the protein MRDRTRVVTLLGMGGMGKTALSVKLAEQLQVEFEYVIWRSLRHAPFFSDKVTDCIKILSHQQVTTLPASPHEQITCLIDYLRKFRCLLILDNFDTLLQQGTGCYREGYKPYGELLWRLGETGHQSCVLLTSREKPTEVAALEGDGLPVRTLALSGLEVAAGQTILTLKGLSGSEDETRQLVECYRGNPLALKIAATSIRDLYEGNIANFFAEGTTVFKGIGNLLEQQFKRLSTLEQQVMYWLAINREKFSVTELQTAFTPTLPKPKLMSVLESLRCCSLIESNAGGFTQQPVVMEYVTGCLIEKVCQEIVTESPQHLLTHALMQAQAKDYIRDSQIHLIVRPVLNQLEITLGSVHQLEYKLGRLVIKLQNEVIDPVGYGGGNLLNLLAQLETDLTGYDFSRLTIRNCDLRLLNLHRVNFTQTTFRECVFAATFGGITSVAFSPDGRCLATSDTNGEIHVWDISNSKQLFSCKEHNSWVWNIAFSPVYPVLASCGQDHTIKLWDTTTGECFKTLYGHTSIVTAIAFNPDAKLLASTSYDHTVKVWHLATGECLQTLQGHNACVWSVAFHPAGQILATAGEDNTIKLWDLETGCCVQTLEGHQHWVKAIAWSPEGQILASGSFDQTVKLWDLHTKVCLLTLQGHAGVVTSVAFSPKGKQLASGSYDQSVKIWDADTGKCLDTLEKHTNRIWSIAFHPQGHLIASGGDDHAARIWELQTGQCTKSFQGHSNAVYGIAHSWQQNLLASGHEDQTIKLWDVNLNAPQRLKADLQPFRVLHGHKNRIFSVAFSANGESLASASADRTIKLWSPHTGQCLKTLHGNGSWVWAIAFSPDSNFLASGSYDHTIKIWDVPSGECLQTLQGHPGSVLAIAWSPDGKTLFSSGYEKIAKRWDIETGTCLHSWEADSNRVWAVAVSPDTQYVATGGDESVVRLWDIHTGVCLRTFSGHTSQVLCILFTGDGDRMITSSSDRTIKIWNVVTGDCLGTLQNHLNWVWSLNLSHDAQTLLSGSWDETINCWDITTGQCRQTFRPVRPYEGMIITEVIGLTEAEMGTLKALGALKCDRICSYSNSSTGWMIRQCYNICLNNNISH; encoded by the coding sequence ATGAGAGATCGGACTCGTGTAGTAACATTGCTAGGTATGGGTGGGATGGGCAAAACCGCACTCTCAGTGAAGCTAGCAGAACAGCTACAGGTCGAATTCGAGTATGTAATTTGGCGATCGCTTCGGCACGCACCTTTTTTTTCTGACAAGGTGACGGACTGCATCAAAATTCTTTCTCATCAGCAAGTTACCACATTGCCTGCTTCCCCTCATGAGCAAATTACTTGTTTAATCGACTACCTCCGCAAATTTCGATGCTTGCTGATTCTGGATAATTTCGACACATTATTGCAGCAAGGGACAGGCTGTTACCGTGAGGGCTACAAACCTTACGGTGAACTTTTGTGGCGATTGGGAGAAACTGGGCATCAAAGCTGTGTCCTGCTCACTAGCAGGGAAAAACCTACTGAAGTCGCCGCTTTGGAAGGTGATGGTTTGCCAGTTCGTACCCTTGCTTTATCAGGATTAGAAGTTGCAGCAGGACAAACAATTCTGACACTCAAAGGGCTATCAGGCTCCGAAGACGAAACCCGGCAACTAGTTGAGTGTTACCGTGGTAATCCATTAGCTTTGAAAATTGCCGCCACTTCCATTCGGGACTTATATGAAGGCAACATCGCCAACTTCTTTGCCGAAGGCACAACCGTATTTAAGGGCATTGGCAATCTCCTAGAGCAACAATTCAAAAGACTCTCTACCTTAGAGCAGCAAGTAATGTATTGGCTGGCAATTAATCGGGAGAAGTTTTCCGTGACAGAATTGCAAACAGCCTTCACACCAACATTGCCTAAGCCTAAGTTAATGTCAGTACTAGAATCTTTACGCTGCTGTAGCTTAATAGAAAGCAATGCTGGAGGATTCACACAGCAACCTGTCGTTATGGAATACGTGACAGGTTGCTTGATTGAAAAAGTCTGCCAGGAAATAGTCACAGAATCACCACAACATCTGCTGACTCATGCTTTGATGCAAGCCCAGGCAAAAGACTACATCCGCGATAGTCAAATTCATCTGATTGTGCGACCTGTTTTGAATCAACTAGAAATAACCCTTGGCTCTGTTCATCAGCTTGAGTATAAACTTGGCAGACTAGTTATAAAGCTCCAAAATGAAGTTATAGATCCAGTTGGGTATGGTGGCGGTAATCTGCTGAATTTACTGGCGCAATTAGAAACCGATTTAACTGGGTATGACTTTTCTCGTCTCACCATCCGTAACTGCGATTTACGCTTGCTCAACTTACATCGGGTCAACTTTACCCAAACGACGTTTCGAGAGTGTGTTTTTGCTGCGACCTTTGGCGGCATTACTAGCGTCGCCTTTAGTCCAGATGGGCGCTGCCTTGCTACCAGTGATACAAATGGTGAAATTCATGTTTGGGATATTAGCAATAGTAAACAACTCTTTAGCTGTAAAGAACATAACAGTTGGGTTTGGAATATTGCTTTTAGCCCTGTGTATCCAGTTTTAGCTAGTTGTGGTCAAGATCATACAATTAAACTTTGGGATACTACCACCGGAGAATGTTTCAAAACGCTGTATGGACACACTAGCATTGTTACAGCGATCGCCTTTAATCCTGACGCAAAACTCCTTGCTAGTACTAGCTATGACCACACAGTTAAAGTCTGGCATCTAGCCACAGGAGAATGTCTGCAAACTCTCCAAGGACATAATGCTTGTGTGTGGAGTGTAGCTTTTCATCCCGCAGGTCAAATCTTAGCAACGGCTGGTGAAGATAACACAATCAAGCTGTGGGATTTAGAAACTGGATGCTGTGTGCAAACCCTAGAAGGGCATCAGCACTGGGTAAAAGCGATCGCATGGAGTCCAGAAGGGCAAATATTAGCAAGTGGCAGTTTTGATCAAACTGTGAAACTGTGGGATTTACATACTAAGGTGTGCTTATTGACCTTGCAGGGACACGCCGGAGTTGTAACTTCCGTAGCGTTCAGCCCTAAGGGTAAACAGCTAGCCAGTGGCAGTTACGATCAAAGTGTGAAGATTTGGGACGCAGACACTGGGAAATGTCTCGATACACTGGAAAAGCATACAAATCGGATTTGGTCAATTGCTTTCCACCCTCAAGGACACTTAATTGCTAGTGGTGGAGATGACCATGCAGCTAGAATCTGGGAACTTCAGACTGGACAGTGTACTAAAAGCTTCCAAGGACACAGTAATGCTGTTTATGGGATTGCCCACAGTTGGCAGCAAAACTTACTTGCCAGTGGACATGAAGACCAGACAATTAAACTCTGGGATGTAAATCTCAATGCCCCGCAACGCTTAAAGGCTGACCTCCAGCCTTTTCGTGTACTACATGGACACAAAAATCGTATTTTCTCTGTTGCCTTCAGTGCCAACGGAGAGTCTCTCGCCAGCGCCAGCGCAGATCGTACTATTAAACTTTGGAGTCCGCATACAGGGCAATGCCTGAAAACCTTGCATGGTAACGGTAGTTGGGTCTGGGCAATTGCTTTTAGTCCAGACAGTAACTTCCTTGCTAGTGGCAGCTACGACCATACAATTAAGATATGGGATGTACCTTCTGGTGAATGTTTGCAAACATTGCAGGGGCATCCTGGTTCTGTGTTAGCGATCGCATGGAGTCCTGATGGAAAGACTCTCTTCAGCAGTGGCTATGAAAAGATAGCTAAACGCTGGGATATTGAAACAGGAACCTGTCTTCATAGTTGGGAGGCAGACTCTAACCGTGTTTGGGCAGTTGCGGTGAGTCCAGATACTCAATACGTTGCTACTGGTGGTGATGAGTCCGTGGTGCGGCTGTGGGATATCCACACAGGGGTTTGTCTGCGTACATTCTCTGGACATACCAGCCAGGTACTCTGTATTTTGTTCACCGGCGATGGCGATCGCATGATTACCAGTAGTAGCGATCGTACCATCAAAATTTGGAATGTAGTTACTGGAGACTGCCTTGGTACACTACAGAATCATCTCAATTGGGTATGGTCGCTTAATCTGAGCCACGACGCTCAAACTCTTCTCAGTGGTAGCTGGGATGAAACAATCAACTGTTGGGATATTACTACGGGGCAATGTCGGCAAACTTTCAGACCAGTCCGCCCGTATGAAGGCATGATTATTACTGAAGTGATAGGGTTGACTGAAGCAGAGATGGGAACTTTAAAAGCTTTGGGGGCGTTAAAATGCGATCGCATCTGCTCATATTCAAATAGCTCAACTGGTTGGATGATAAGGCAATGCTACAACATCTGTCTCAACAACAATATTTCGCATTAA
- a CDS encoding calcium-binding protein, translating into MADFNIEFAEKNLGIIKSVFDTLKTPLGNEKSDKIIKAIDNANSKLTVGLRNDKIEEILKELDFGVDGVAGNNISADFSSFKFGEQLKTFGEQLKTQINGKLPSVSANLNLNWSLNSDQGSATLANLKLGSLLGQNSFIGGVLSNVELALNPVRKIIDGLTEDIPFITKDIPNGLGISKSTLDLDRDNSVSVIDLLNYANNNVPKQFKETYKITGLEELTKLITEAQKISTFTEKVKKASNGDIPLPGSLKFDTKEKKFLSDTPSQGSLLPKDLQDTLSGISNFTLPVLQTQTAAKLFFGQPDVSLFEYEMPKVSLITSPGFAEFVKIPIVVPALKVTFGPTIGGSIALGFGYDSTGFYIKDVNGTGKPELEFKGEFRVGVELGAEGIAEIQGGGNIGLTAGFSIPQDKARTFNFTTSGSAYAYLDASASIDALGAATAYLDFQLQATGAATDYFRKITKDAGILGDGFKVLDKGVKKLTSFFKKNKPKAPSAILFNVESPRVTLWEFGGSNKSGSGEPTQPILAALSGDVLFLNIGTRSGERKVGNITDGSETFKVTQTDTQLLVSAFGLEQAYPISDQNKIKIIADGGLGNDIITIDTSISANLKGGKGNDKLYGSSINDILYGEAGDDELEGGDGIDQLYGGTDNDTLSGGAGNDKLFGEGGNDILYGEAGNDELEGGDGIDKLYGGIDNDRLYGGAGNDKLFGEDGRDLLLGDAGDDELVGGADADTLYGGSDTDTLYGGADDDKLLGEAGNDFIDGATEIDTVSYDNSPSSVVVNIDEAQNYQNPGGTFHTTIVTTSLIPTDTEPNFTIAAGTAKDGFGTTDTLRNLENIIGSAFDDVLIGNSLNNRISGLVGNDLLVGNAGNDSLDGGDGIDTVSYRRDPSQVIVNLEQNYAKDGFGGTDLIYGEAGDDWLDGGTGSDRLYGGDGNDELYGQADEDLLKGEAGNDNLNGGDGNDQLYGQDGRDTLNGDAGNDYLEGGTGDDLLDGGNGNDQALWSRRR; encoded by the coding sequence ATGGCTGACTTCAATATCGAATTTGCAGAAAAAAATTTAGGTATTATTAAAAGTGTTTTTGATACCCTTAAAACACCTTTAGGAAATGAAAAATCCGATAAGATAATCAAGGCTATAGATAATGCTAATAGCAAGCTTACAGTTGGGTTAAGAAATGATAAAATTGAGGAGATACTTAAAGAACTTGATTTTGGGGTTGATGGCGTTGCAGGTAATAATATCTCCGCCGATTTTTCTAGTTTCAAGTTTGGTGAACAATTAAAAACATTTGGTGAACAATTAAAAACACAAATTAATGGTAAATTGCCATCAGTTTCTGCAAACCTCAATTTAAACTGGTCGTTAAACTCAGATCAAGGTAGTGCAACTTTAGCTAATTTAAAACTTGGTTCATTACTTGGTCAAAACAGTTTTATTGGTGGAGTACTTTCGAATGTAGAGTTAGCATTAAATCCAGTACGTAAAATTATTGATGGATTGACGGAAGACATCCCGTTTATCACAAAAGATATTCCAAATGGTTTGGGTATTTCTAAATCAACCCTAGACTTAGACAGAGATAATTCTGTATCGGTTATTGACTTACTTAACTATGCAAATAATAATGTACCAAAACAATTTAAAGAAACATACAAAATTACTGGCTTAGAAGAACTTACTAAACTCATTACTGAAGCCCAAAAAATATCAACTTTTACTGAAAAAGTCAAAAAAGCTTCTAATGGTGATATTCCTCTTCCTGGTAGTTTGAAATTTGATACCAAAGAAAAAAAATTTTTAAGTGATACTCCTTCACAAGGCTCACTACTCCCAAAAGATTTGCAAGATACATTGAGTGGCATATCTAATTTCACATTACCTGTTTTGCAGACACAAACCGCCGCTAAATTATTCTTTGGTCAACCTGATGTTTCACTATTTGAATATGAGATGCCAAAAGTTTCGCTAATAACATCTCCAGGCTTTGCAGAATTTGTAAAAATTCCTATTGTAGTTCCAGCGCTTAAGGTGACTTTTGGCCCAACGATAGGTGGCTCGATAGCCCTTGGTTTTGGATACGATAGTACAGGATTTTATATCAAAGATGTTAATGGTACTGGAAAACCTGAACTCGAATTCAAGGGCGAATTTCGTGTCGGAGTAGAACTAGGGGCTGAAGGTATAGCAGAAATCCAAGGTGGTGGAAATATTGGTCTTACAGCAGGTTTTTCTATTCCACAAGACAAAGCACGAACTTTTAACTTTACGACAAGTGGATCTGCATACGCTTATTTAGATGCCTCAGCAAGCATTGATGCGCTGGGTGCAGCAACTGCCTATTTGGATTTCCAGTTACAAGCGACGGGAGCAGCGACCGACTACTTTAGGAAAATCACTAAAGATGCAGGTATTTTAGGAGATGGGTTTAAAGTTCTTGATAAAGGTGTTAAGAAATTAACATCATTCTTCAAGAAAAATAAACCAAAAGCTCCTTCGGCCATACTATTCAATGTTGAAAGTCCACGCGTGACATTATGGGAGTTCGGTGGTTCAAATAAAAGTGGCAGTGGTGAACCCACACAGCCGATTCTAGCAGCGCTTTCTGGAGATGTTTTATTCCTAAATATTGGAACTCGTTCTGGAGAGCGTAAAGTAGGAAACATTACTGATGGCAGCGAAACTTTTAAAGTCACACAAACTGATACCCAACTTCTAGTCTCTGCGTTTGGACTTGAACAAGCTTACCCAATTTCTGACCAAAACAAAATCAAAATTATTGCTGATGGCGGTTTGGGCAACGATATTATCACCATTGATACAAGTATCTCAGCAAATCTAAAAGGTGGTAAAGGAAACGACAAACTATACGGTAGTTCGATTAACGATATTCTCTACGGTGAGGCTGGCGATGATGAGCTAGAAGGTGGTGATGGCATCGACCAACTATACGGGGGTACAGACAATGACACTCTCAGTGGCGGTGCAGGAAATGACAAACTCTTTGGTGAAGGTGGGAATGATATCCTCTATGGCGAAGCTGGCAATGACGAGCTAGAAGGTGGTGATGGCATCGACAAACTCTACGGGGGTATAGACAATGACCGTCTTTATGGCGGTGCGGGAAATGACAAACTCTTCGGTGAAGACGGGAGGGATCTCCTTCTCGGTGATGCTGGCGATGACGAGCTAGTAGGCGGTGCTGACGCTGATACCCTATACGGCGGTTCTGACACTGACACTCTATACGGCGGTGCTGACGATGATAAGCTGTTAGGTGAAGCAGGCAATGACTTTATTGACGGTGCTACTGAAATCGATACCGTTAGCTACGACAATTCTCCCAGTAGTGTAGTTGTAAATATTGATGAAGCACAGAACTACCAAAATCCCGGCGGAACTTTCCACACAACCATAGTTACTACCAGCCTCATACCTACCGACACAGAACCAAACTTTACGATCGCAGCAGGCACAGCTAAAGACGGCTTTGGCACTACAGATACCCTACGAAATCTAGAAAATATCATCGGCTCTGCATTTGATGATGTTCTAATTGGCAACAGCCTAAATAACCGCATTTCCGGCTTAGTCGGCAATGACCTGTTAGTTGGCAATGCTGGCAATGACTCCCTTGACGGAGGCGATGGCATTGATACTGTTAGTTATCGCCGCGATCCTAGCCAAGTCATAGTTAACTTAGAGCAAAACTACGCTAAAGACGGCTTTGGTGGCACTGACCTAATCTACGGTGAAGCAGGCGACGACTGGCTCGATGGTGGCACAGGAAGCGATCGCCTTTACGGTGGAGATGGCAACGACGAACTTTACGGTCAAGCTGATGAAGACCTCCTCAAAGGTGAAGCTGGCAATGACAACCTGAATGGAGGAGACGGCAATGATCAACTCTACGGTCAAGACGGCAGAGACACCTTAAATGGCGATGCTGGCAATGACTATCTCGAAGGCGGCACAGGCGATGACCTCCTTGATGGTGGCAATGGCAATGACCAAGCTTTATGGTCAAGAAGGCGATGA
- a CDS encoding calcium-binding protein translates to MVRPIKITLNGGLGNDLLDGGDNNDRLYGDEGNDRLYGQVGEDTLNGGLGNDLLDGGDNNDRLYGDDGNDQLYGQAGDDNLEGGAGNDALYGGTGIDTLLGQAGDDYLDGGTGDDLLNGNEGSDRLYGQAGDDLLNGNTGDDYLDGGLDNDELNGNEGNDRLYGQQGYDILDGGTGADFLDGGTEDDYLYGRDGSDRLYGQGGQDYLDGGNDDDRLEGGTGDDPLFGQQGRDYLDGGIGEDFLYGGDDADKLLGQTGNDYLDGGSGDDQLDGGNGNDQLYGRDGNDILDGNAGNDYLEGGNGDDQLIGGIGNDYLYGQDGNDTLNGGADNDNIYGGVGDDNLLGGDGSDLLSGQEGNDILDADAGDDYLEGGLGNDQLIAGFGNDQLYGGGGNDILDGRADNDYLEGGLDDDQLIGGDGDDQLFGQEGNDTLAGGSGNDNLQGGDDADILQGQDGDDYLFGNDGDDQLYGGAGNNSLEGGAGNDLLYADIPQQDGDNYLYTNNDEEPIYNRGGNDYLTGGGDNILNGGTGEDTLYGGSGRDMFVLASESGSDTIFNFTVGSDYLGLLNDLTFEQITITQGIGTDTSNTLVSKQDGELLATLIGVQANTLSLWDFTNLG, encoded by the coding sequence ATGGTCAGGCCGATAAAGATTACCCTAAATGGCGGGTTGGGTAATGACCTCCTAGATGGAGGTGATAATAATGACAGACTTTATGGCGACGAAGGCAACGATCGCCTCTACGGCCAAGTCGGTGAAGACACCCTGAATGGCGGGTTGGGCAATGACCTCCTAGATGGAGGTGATAATAATGACCGACTTTATGGCGACGACGGTAACGATCAACTTTACGGTCAAGCTGGTGATGATAACCTCGAAGGTGGAGCCGGAAATGACGCTCTCTACGGAGGTACTGGTATAGATACCCTTTTAGGGCAAGCTGGTGATGACTACCTCGATGGTGGAACGGGCGATGACCTACTCAATGGCAACGAAGGTAGCGATCGCCTTTACGGTCAAGCTGGTGACGACCTACTTAACGGCAACACTGGCGATGACTACCTTGATGGTGGGTTAGACAATGACGAACTCAATGGTAATGAAGGTAACGATCGCCTCTACGGTCAGCAAGGCTACGATATCCTAGATGGTGGCACTGGCGCTGACTTCCTGGATGGCGGTACTGAAGATGACTATCTCTATGGCAGAGATGGTAGCGATCGCCTTTACGGTCAAGGTGGTCAGGACTATCTTGATGGTGGCAATGACGATGACCGCCTTGAAGGGGGTACGGGTGATGACCCACTCTTCGGGCAGCAAGGGCGTGACTACCTCGATGGCGGCATCGGCGAGGACTTCCTTTATGGGGGTGATGATGCTGATAAGCTGCTAGGGCAGACTGGCAATGACTACTTAGATGGTGGCTCTGGTGACGATCAATTAGATGGTGGCAACGGCAACGACCAACTATATGGTCGAGACGGCAACGACATCCTTGATGGCAATGCTGGTAATGATTACCTTGAAGGTGGAAACGGTGATGACCAACTGATTGGTGGTATAGGTAATGATTACCTTTACGGTCAAGATGGTAACGACACCCTCAATGGCGGTGCTGATAATGACAACATATATGGTGGAGTCGGAGATGACAATCTCTTGGGAGGCGATGGCAGCGATCTGCTCTCTGGTCAAGAAGGGAACGACATTCTTGATGCCGATGCTGGCGATGACTACCTAGAAGGTGGGTTAGGCAATGACCAACTCATAGCTGGATTCGGCAACGACCAACTCTACGGTGGTGGCGGCAACGACATTCTTGATGGTCGTGCTGATAATGATTATCTAGAAGGTGGATTGGACGATGACCAACTCATAGGCGGCGACGGTGACGACCAACTCTTTGGTCAAGAAGGTAACGACACTCTTGCTGGAGGCAGTGGTAATGATAATCTTCAGGGTGGCGACGATGCCGATATTCTGCAAGGGCAGGACGGAGATGATTATCTCTTTGGTAATGACGGTGACGATCAACTCTACGGCGGTGCTGGTAACAACTCACTAGAGGGTGGTGCTGGCAACGACCTCCTCTACGCCGATATCCCGCAGCAAGATGGAGATAATTATCTCTACACTAATAACGATGAGGAGCCGATCTACAACAGGGGTGGCAACGACTATCTTACAGGTGGCGGTGACAATATCTTGAATGGTGGAACAGGTGAAGATACATTGTATGGCGGTAGCGGTCGTGATATGTTTGTGCTGGCGAGCGAGTCTGGAAGTGACACTATTTTCAACTTTACAGTCGGTAGCGATTATCTAGGTCTATTGAATGATCTGACCTTTGAACAGATCACTATTACCCAAGGCATTGGCACTGATACCAGCAATACTCTAGTCAGTAAACAGGATGGTGAACTCTTAGCCACACTAATTGGGGTACAAGCCAACACCCTTAGTCTGTGGGATTTCACTAATTTAGGGTAA
- a CDS encoding Npun_R2821/Npun_R2822 family protein: MESFGIYTLANDAVYDQLVAFLNSVEVNVSPDIPVCIIPYDERLDLVQKEVKSRKNVSIFENWELIQYWEDFAHQVWAVHPGAKTSKISRNWWSSGHLQRKMCIFSGHFDKFIFCDADSLLMKPVDDIFEKLNGYDFVFDDWIHTKERTKVPLNIPLLEQLNIGYEKDIRPRLHCSDFFGSKSGIFSENDLDLYKKLLIEDREVEWLTAWWDDAHLFNYLTYKSNFALFNFTLSPNGQDRTGNCANSDPFVNINNILYNQDELKPIHRIHYMNYPFSDFARLCQGEDVNIRYRDEFLYYRFLKELEKKPQQLKQPSIATKSNRLIQKAVKKLQIILA, encoded by the coding sequence ATGGAATCTTTCGGTATTTATACACTTGCGAATGATGCCGTTTATGATCAATTAGTGGCATTTTTGAATAGTGTTGAGGTTAATGTTAGTCCCGATATTCCAGTTTGTATTATTCCCTATGATGAGAGATTAGACTTAGTTCAAAAAGAAGTAAAATCTAGAAAAAACGTCAGCATTTTTGAGAATTGGGAGTTAATACAGTACTGGGAAGACTTTGCTCACCAAGTTTGGGCAGTTCATCCAGGTGCTAAAACTTCTAAAATCTCACGTAATTGGTGGTCATCAGGTCACTTACAAAGAAAAATGTGTATTTTTTCGGGGCATTTTGATAAATTTATATTTTGTGATGCTGACAGCCTTCTAATGAAGCCAGTTGATGATATTTTTGAAAAATTAAACGGATACGACTTTGTATTTGATGACTGGATACACACTAAAGAACGTACAAAAGTACCATTAAATATTCCGCTTTTAGAACAGTTGAATATTGGTTACGAAAAAGACATACGTCCTAGACTTCATTGCTCTGATTTTTTTGGTTCTAAATCAGGAATATTTTCAGAAAACGATTTAGATTTATATAAAAAATTATTAATTGAAGACCGAGAGGTTGAATGGTTAACCGCATGGTGGGATGATGCACATTTATTTAATTATTTGACATATAAATCAAATTTTGCCTTATTTAATTTTACTCTTAGTCCTAACGGCCAAGATAGAACAGGTAACTGTGCTAACTCAGATCCTTTTGTAAATATTAATAATATCCTGTACAATCAAGATGAATTAAAACCAATTCATCGCATTCACTACATGAACTATCCTTTTAGTGATTTCGCCCGTTTATGTCAGGGTGAAGATGTCAACATTCGTTACAGAGATGAGTTTTTATACTATCGTTTTCTTAAGGAACTAGAGAAAAAGCCGCAACAGCTAAAACAGCCTAGTATTGCGACCAAAAGTAATCGATTAATTCAAAAAGCAGTGAAGAAACTTCAAATAATTCTGGCTTAA
- a CDS encoding GNAT family N-acetyltransferase, with protein sequence MEIETARLQLRHFSLNDFDYLFRLYSDAEIMRYLLPRTREQTQVSLNKHIQQWQQHNFGMWAVIYKETGAMIGRCGLGFLENTPEVELGYVFDKSYWNMGLGTEASQATLKFGFWQVKLDRIVAIAHPENIASVRVIQKVGMKYEKNARYYGPDVVYYAIFQREWQPDDSLYILKH encoded by the coding sequence ATGGAGATAGAAACTGCACGACTGCAACTAAGGCATTTCTCTCTAAATGACTTTGATTACCTATTTCGCCTCTACAGCGATGCAGAAATCATGAGGTATCTGTTGCCAAGAACAAGGGAACAAACTCAGGTAAGTTTAAACAAACATATTCAACAGTGGCAACAACACAACTTTGGGATGTGGGCGGTAATATACAAAGAAACTGGTGCAATGATAGGTCGTTGTGGACTTGGTTTTCTGGAAAATACGCCGGAAGTTGAGCTTGGCTATGTGTTTGACAAGTCTTATTGGAACATGGGGCTGGGGACTGAAGCCTCACAAGCAACTTTAAAGTTTGGATTTTGGCAAGTGAAGCTAGATCGGATCGTAGCGATTGCCCATCCAGAAAATATCGCTTCAGTACGTGTGATTCAAAAGGTAGGGATGAAGTACGAAAAAAATGCTCGGTATTATGGTCCTGATGTAGTCTACTACGCTATTTTTCAAAGAGAATGGCAACCGGATGATTCCCTTTACATTTTGAAACATTAA